A genomic window from Microvirga sp. TS319 includes:
- a CDS encoding DoxX family protein, producing the protein MHSTSFESVWTPRLLSILRIVAALIFMAHGTQKILGFPTGASPAMFSLPWIAGVLELFGGGLLVLGLFVRPVAFLLSGLMACAYWIAHAPKSVFPVLNGGDAAILYCFVFLYFVAAGGGIWSLDNLLRKTR; encoded by the coding sequence ATGCATTCAACCTCGTTCGAGTCCGTATGGACGCCCCGCCTTCTCAGCATCCTGCGCATCGTCGCGGCGCTGATCTTCATGGCGCACGGCACTCAGAAGATCCTCGGCTTTCCCACAGGCGCTTCCCCAGCCATGTTCAGCCTCCCCTGGATTGCGGGCGTGCTCGAACTCTTCGGTGGGGGCCTTCTCGTTCTCGGCCTTTTCGTTCGCCCCGTGGCGTTCCTGCTCTCGGGCCTGATGGCCTGCGCCTATTGGATCGCCCATGCGCCGAAGAGCGTCTTTCCCGTGCTCAACGGCGGCGACGCGGCGATTCTCTACTGCTTCGTGTTTCTCTACTTCGTGGCGGCCGGCGGCGGCATCTGGAGCCTGGACAACCTGCTCCGCAAGACCCGCTGA
- a CDS encoding metallophosphoesterase, whose protein sequence is MDRASPTGDGKPWPVSRSSSHRRYEINVKLVIVSDIHGNYDALQALPEEYDELWVLGDLVNYGPQPAEVTAAVIAQASLVVQGNHDHAVAHEDDSAWSPRYRAMAEATRRYTSSVLSDAQKAYLRSLPEQVRIKREGTTFHLLHGTPADPLRGRWPTDEAEWEAELAGITADVLLCGHSHVPVLRRLGGKTLLNPGSLGQPRMGGSCASYAVWQDGAFELKTFHYPVQETVRKLKELPFPSEITAELVEILQTGKV, encoded by the coding sequence GTGGACAGAGCCTCGCCGACGGGCGATGGAAAGCCCTGGCCCGTTTCGCGGTCCTCCTCCCATCGCCGCTACGAGATCAACGTGAAGCTCGTCATCGTCTCCGACATTCATGGCAACTACGATGCCCTGCAGGCTCTCCCGGAGGAATACGACGAGCTTTGGGTGCTCGGTGATCTGGTCAATTACGGTCCTCAGCCGGCCGAAGTCACCGCCGCAGTGATCGCACAGGCCTCATTGGTCGTGCAGGGAAACCACGACCATGCGGTGGCCCACGAGGACGATTCGGCCTGGAGCCCGCGCTACCGCGCTATGGCCGAGGCGACGCGGCGCTACACCTCCTCGGTCCTGAGCGACGCGCAGAAGGCCTATCTGCGCAGCCTTCCGGAGCAGGTCCGCATCAAGCGCGAGGGGACCACCTTCCACCTGCTTCACGGCACACCGGCCGATCCGCTTCGCGGACGCTGGCCGACCGACGAAGCGGAATGGGAAGCGGAACTCGCCGGGATTACGGCCGATGTCCTCCTGTGCGGCCACAGCCATGTGCCCGTCCTCAGGCGGCTTGGAGGCAAGACGCTGCTGAATCCCGGAAGTCTCGGCCAGCCCCGGATGGGGGGCTCCTGCGCAAGCTATGCGGTGTGGCAGGACGGCGCTTTCGAACTCAAGACGTTCCACTATCCGGTCCAGGAGACGGTGCGAAAGCTGAAGGAACTCCCTTTCCCTTCGGAGATCACGGCGGAGCTGGTGGAGATTCTGCAAACCGGCAAAGTATAG
- a CDS encoding acyltransferase family protein: MLFLFSVQLLRAAAALMVVGHHIQLNLAEGFGLPHAIPKLVIGSAGVDIFFVISGFIMVVSSGRLFGTPGATKLFLLRRLIRIVPLYWATTSLYVLGVGGGFTLAHTLASYFFIPYPRPDGVMQPTHPVGWTLNYEMFFYLLFSIAIVLPRRFAICGLILVLVGIVAAGRTRAGADAITFLSQPIILNFVFGLGIGLAYKEGLRLPWPIAAAMIGIAVFVYFVQIGDGYPSKWERIYAYGVPAALIVVGATLGTFGPPPMWLRPLAVLGDSSYALYLLHTLVIWGCRMIAIKLAIPVSAAPWVYVIAVMIASVIVAEMAHRLLDQPVTQWLRQRLVSTTGKPKSLSRQP, encoded by the coding sequence GTGCTCTTTCTGTTTTCTGTCCAGCTATTGCGAGCTGCGGCCGCCTTGATGGTTGTGGGGCATCACATTCAGCTTAATCTGGCTGAAGGGTTTGGGCTTCCCCATGCTATCCCTAAACTTGTGATAGGATCGGCCGGCGTCGATATATTCTTTGTCATCTCCGGATTCATCATGGTGGTTTCATCAGGCCGCCTCTTTGGAACGCCAGGAGCAACCAAGCTCTTCCTGTTACGGCGACTGATCCGGATCGTCCCGTTGTATTGGGCGACAACCTCGCTCTATGTTCTCGGTGTCGGCGGCGGTTTTACCTTAGCGCATACGCTAGCTTCGTATTTCTTCATTCCCTACCCACGCCCCGATGGCGTCATGCAGCCGACCCATCCTGTTGGGTGGACCCTGAACTACGAGATGTTTTTCTACCTTCTGTTCTCGATAGCGATTGTTCTTCCGCGTCGCTTCGCGATCTGTGGTCTCATCTTAGTCCTTGTTGGAATTGTCGCCGCCGGAAGAACACGAGCGGGCGCAGATGCTATTACGTTCCTGTCCCAACCGATCATCCTGAATTTCGTATTTGGTCTTGGGATCGGGCTTGCTTACAAGGAGGGGCTGCGCTTGCCTTGGCCCATTGCGGCAGCAATGATTGGTATCGCGGTTTTCGTCTACTTCGTTCAAATCGGCGATGGTTACCCTTCCAAGTGGGAGCGCATCTATGCTTATGGGGTCCCGGCAGCTCTCATCGTCGTTGGCGCAACCCTGGGGACGTTCGGCCCACCGCCTATGTGGCTTCGCCCCCTTGCGGTCCTGGGTGACTCGTCTTACGCGCTTTATCTCCTGCATACATTGGTGATTTGGGGCTGTCGCATGATCGCGATAAAGCTCGCTATACCGGTATCCGCCGCCCCTTGGGTTTACGTAATTGCCGTTATGATTGCGTCCGTGATCGTCGCTGAGATGGCCCACAGGCTCCTTGACCAACCCGTTACGCAGTGGCTCCGTCAGCGGTTGGTTTCGACCACCGGCAAACCCAAGTCCCTTTCAAGGCAGCCGTAG